A part of Myxococcus landrumus genomic DNA contains:
- the mtsC gene encoding cell-cell cohesion MYXO-CTERM protein MtsC has product MSLVRVAPLLMLGAFLVVNPGVAQAQNPTTNADNPECLGVSCGRPQEEGGGGGCGCGGSVWVNYTDDGDTLAYTDDADGDGRADDRDNCPFASNRDQTDGDSDGVGNACDNCSTLSNSTQRDADGDGKGDDCDEDQDNDSILNAQDNCPLIPNRDQSDLDADGAGDVCDSDDDNDGVLDGTDTCPRWRNPIQSDRPTDGTQCRVDADGDNISDNGDNCPGLSNTDQSDKDNDGMGDACDVDIDDDGILNDADNCRDVKNREQTDDDRDGLGDACDRLYCLVVDPTQPEKCLDPKAPFTVSAGGTAKLANAGDGLRPPLFANRNGAAMEYRWTVSKRPEGSNAVVENPQGAVTLSRDWQYTYVDGSVPHFVPDSDGTYELTVEARLAFADRVFPDQRVSTSTLVLTVGKGDGDGPNCSSVPAGFSITALGAALLGVLMRRRRREP; this is encoded by the coding sequence ATGTCACTCGTTCGAGTCGCTCCGCTGCTGATGCTCGGGGCATTCCTGGTCGTGAACCCTGGTGTCGCGCAGGCGCAGAATCCCACCACCAACGCGGACAACCCGGAGTGCCTCGGGGTTTCTTGTGGCCGTCCCCAGGAGGAGGGCGGTGGAGGTGGCTGTGGATGTGGCGGTTCGGTGTGGGTGAACTACACGGATGACGGCGACACGCTGGCGTACACGGATGACGCGGACGGCGACGGCCGCGCGGACGACCGGGACAACTGCCCGTTCGCGTCCAACCGTGACCAGACGGACGGCGACAGCGATGGCGTGGGCAATGCCTGCGACAACTGCTCGACGCTCTCCAACTCCACGCAGCGCGACGCGGACGGCGACGGCAAGGGCGACGACTGCGACGAGGACCAGGACAACGACTCCATCCTCAACGCGCAGGACAACTGCCCGCTGATTCCCAACCGCGACCAGTCCGACCTGGACGCGGACGGCGCGGGTGATGTGTGCGACTCGGACGATGACAACGACGGCGTGCTGGATGGCACCGACACCTGCCCGCGCTGGCGCAACCCCATCCAGAGTGATCGGCCCACCGACGGCACCCAGTGCCGCGTGGACGCCGACGGCGACAACATCTCCGACAACGGCGACAACTGCCCGGGGCTCTCCAACACCGACCAGTCCGACAAGGACAACGACGGCATGGGTGACGCGTGCGACGTGGACATCGACGACGACGGCATCCTCAACGACGCGGACAACTGCCGCGACGTGAAGAACCGCGAGCAGACGGACGATGACCGCGACGGCCTGGGTGACGCGTGCGACCGGCTCTACTGCCTCGTCGTGGACCCGACGCAGCCGGAGAAGTGCCTGGACCCGAAGGCGCCCTTCACGGTGAGCGCCGGTGGCACGGCGAAGCTGGCCAACGCGGGGGACGGGCTGCGTCCGCCGCTGTTCGCCAACCGCAACGGCGCGGCCATGGAGTACCGCTGGACGGTGAGCAAGCGTCCGGAGGGTTCCAACGCGGTGGTGGAGAATCCCCAGGGCGCGGTGACGCTCAGCCGTGACTGGCAATACACGTACGTGGACGGCAGCGTTCCGCACTTCGTGCCGGATTCCGATGGCACGTACGAGCTGACCGTGGAGGCCCGCCTGGCCTTCGCCGACCGCGTCTTCCCGGACCAGCGCGTCTCCACCTCCACCCTGGTGTTGACGGTGGGCAAGGGTGACGGCGATGGCCCCAACTGCTCCTCCGTGCCCGCCGGCTTCAGCATCACGGCACTCGGCGCCGCCCTCCTGGGTGTGCTGATGCGCCGCCGCCGTCGCGAGCCGTAA
- a CDS encoding gluconate 2-dehydrogenase subunit 3 family protein: MLLGPLACKRSSSEDAPKPAKDPGPLGAASGGQEPRTFSRFEYAVVAAAAERILPKDEDPGALDADVPVYIDRILTTPEMKPIRDDFLEGLAALEHRSQRMFQKGFSSITAAQQDELLTLFKDSKPGSGEAHFVELLTVLTLEGFLGDPSYGGNKGKVGWRLMGFDAVGTVAMAPPENYDGPKCLRECGVHK, encoded by the coding sequence GTGCTGCTCGGGCCCCTGGCCTGCAAGCGTTCTTCTTCCGAGGACGCCCCCAAGCCCGCGAAGGACCCAGGCCCGTTGGGCGCCGCGTCCGGCGGACAAGAGCCACGCACCTTCTCCCGCTTCGAATACGCGGTGGTCGCCGCGGCCGCCGAGCGCATCCTCCCGAAGGACGAGGACCCGGGCGCGCTCGACGCCGACGTGCCGGTCTACATCGACCGCATCCTCACGACACCGGAGATGAAGCCCATCCGCGATGACTTCCTGGAGGGGCTCGCCGCGCTGGAGCACCGCTCGCAGCGGATGTTCCAGAAGGGCTTCTCCAGCATCACCGCCGCGCAGCAGGACGAGCTGCTCACGCTCTTCAAGGACAGCAAGCCCGGCAGCGGCGAGGCGCACTTCGTGGAGCTGCTCACCGTGCTCACGCTGGAGGGGTTTCTCGGGGACCCGTCCTACGGCGGCAACAAGGGCAAGGTGGGCTGGAGGCTGATGGGCTTCGACGCCGTGGGCACCGTCGCCATGGCGCCCCCGGAGAACTACGACGGACCGAAGTGCTTGCGCGAGTGCGGAGTTCACAAGTGA
- the mtsD gene encoding cell-cell cohesion protein MtsD — MRRLVRFPLLAAGLLATGLLSCTDSMLEPRTEQQSNVDNRVMLQGRVCTRPPNPSGFPVKVVVVIDESGSMCISDPPGAQRDSGFCQRAEVQAIIPPGVTEPARVRALKRLVTQFREVNARGGNVQVSVAPFETNVRNVWPPVATGNRFARPDTNIDSYIDGLQSQLGKGTDYQGALSYAYSLIASDINAVSLSNPELLPRTRYVVVFLTDGTPYPRCSASDNLSVYASPDSPDLTWRDSLTDFCNATDPEDQIEGFEVGTDRNQNYQLFSYVRRLMELKEQNNVGDVRMHTVLLFNQEAVRACGPICQDIYGVYPGVPQSEYPAAAKKIASWLLKRFAELGNGVYQEFNDTREISNLGLGALDYSSFASRNVMKTLMVESLSSAPGLESRVVDSDGDGVPDDVDSSFALKTNPFIADSDRDCLDDGFESRRADQGFKASDDLDARGCDPNSPLTPRCTCRDTDGDGLSQFAEAYLRTRETIVDSDGDGIPDSIEARWGLDPLAPTVAGLDTDGDGLPDEVELRAGTDPTRRDRAFFEKNGYQYETRIAEVRPNGSICYDYTVSNLQMVTPPDRPGASKQGHNLFRLWFAEAPESGVATDYGVWQAACAWAQYAPPSVRIPVGPELTLTNENFRVPTELGNPWENQGRCVGTPPAGSQGGLVP; from the coding sequence ATGCGCCGCCTTGTTCGTTTCCCGCTGCTCGCGGCGGGCCTCCTGGCCACGGGACTGCTGTCCTGTACCGACTCGATGCTCGAGCCCCGGACGGAGCAGCAGTCCAACGTCGACAACCGGGTGATGCTCCAGGGGCGCGTCTGCACGCGCCCGCCCAACCCCTCCGGCTTCCCCGTGAAGGTGGTGGTGGTCATCGACGAGTCGGGCAGCATGTGCATCTCCGACCCGCCGGGCGCGCAGCGCGACAGCGGCTTCTGCCAGCGCGCGGAGGTGCAGGCCATCATCCCGCCAGGCGTCACGGAGCCCGCGCGAGTGCGCGCGCTCAAGCGCCTGGTGACGCAGTTCCGCGAGGTCAACGCGCGGGGCGGCAACGTGCAGGTGTCCGTGGCCCCCTTCGAGACCAACGTGCGCAACGTCTGGCCTCCGGTGGCGACGGGCAACCGCTTCGCCCGGCCGGACACCAACATCGACAGCTACATCGACGGCCTGCAGAGCCAGCTGGGCAAGGGCACCGACTACCAGGGCGCCCTGTCCTACGCCTACAGCCTCATCGCCAGCGACATCAACGCGGTCTCCCTCTCCAACCCGGAGCTGCTGCCGCGCACCCGCTACGTGGTGGTGTTCCTCACCGACGGCACGCCGTATCCGCGCTGCTCGGCCAGCGACAACCTTAGCGTCTACGCCTCGCCCGACAGCCCGGACCTGACGTGGAGGGACTCGCTCACCGACTTCTGCAACGCCACGGACCCGGAGGACCAGATTGAGGGTTTCGAGGTCGGCACGGACCGCAACCAGAACTACCAGTTGTTCAGCTACGTGCGCCGGTTGATGGAGTTGAAGGAGCAGAACAACGTGGGCGACGTGCGCATGCACACGGTGCTGCTCTTCAATCAGGAGGCGGTGCGCGCCTGCGGCCCCATCTGCCAGGACATCTACGGTGTCTACCCGGGCGTGCCTCAGTCCGAGTACCCCGCGGCGGCGAAGAAGATTGCCTCCTGGCTGCTCAAGCGCTTCGCCGAGCTGGGCAACGGCGTGTACCAGGAGTTCAACGACACGCGCGAAATCTCCAACCTGGGGTTGGGCGCGCTGGACTACTCGTCCTTCGCGTCGCGCAACGTGATGAAGACGTTGATGGTGGAGTCGCTCAGCTCCGCGCCGGGGCTGGAGTCGCGCGTGGTGGACAGCGACGGCGACGGCGTGCCGGATGACGTGGACAGCTCGTTCGCGCTGAAGACGAATCCGTTCATCGCCGACAGCGACCGCGACTGCCTGGACGACGGCTTCGAGTCGCGCCGCGCGGACCAGGGCTTCAAGGCGTCCGACGACCTGGATGCACGCGGGTGTGACCCGAACTCTCCGCTGACGCCGCGCTGCACGTGCCGCGACACGGACGGTGATGGCTTGTCGCAGTTCGCGGAGGCGTACCTGCGCACGCGCGAGACCATCGTCGACAGCGATGGTGACGGCATCCCCGACAGCATCGAGGCCCGCTGGGGGCTGGACCCGCTGGCGCCCACCGTGGCCGGGCTGGACACGGACGGAGATGGCCTGCCGGACGAGGTGGAGCTGCGCGCGGGCACGGACCCGACGCGTCGCGACCGGGCCTTCTTCGAGAAGAACGGCTACCAGTACGAGACGCGCATCGCGGAGGTCCGCCCCAACGGCAGCATCTGCTACGACTACACCGTGTCGAACCTGCAGATGGTGACGCCGCCGGACCGGCCCGGTGCGTCCAAGCAGGGCCACAACCTCTTCCGGCTGTGGTTCGCGGAGGCGCCGGAGAGCGGCGTGGCCACGGACTACGGCGTGTGGCAGGCGGCCTGTGCGTGGGCGCAGTACGCGCCGCCCAGCGTGCGCATCCCCGTGGGGCCGGAGCTGACGTTGACGAACGAGAACTTCAGGGTGCCCACGGAGCTGGGCAATCCCTGGGAGAATCAGGGCCGCTGTGTGGGGACGCCGCCGGCGGGCTCACAGGGAGGATTGGTTCCGTGA
- a CDS encoding GMC family oxidoreductase — protein sequence MSLPEVDICIIGSGAGGAPMALELGRAGFKVVVLEKGPHYRPQDFVHDEILNSRRNFFMPLPWEEPHLVRQGFKGKYERSSAAWTANCVGGGTVHMSGFFYRLKPVDFRLRTTLGAVPGSTLEDWPISYEDLAPFYDQAEAELGVSGHAVPHPFAEPRSGPYPLPPLDVHPVAAEIDKTCQAMGWHSLPTARGIISRPYRGRAPCSYCALCGSYGCEMGAKSGTNASLIPAAVATGNVQVRPGCMARTVEVDRKGRAKSVIYLDADGVAQEQPAKVIVVSCTAVESARLLLNSTSSRFARGLANGSGLVGKNLIFSSFGEAQATFRLSKQAEKRPWLKDPSPFVNRSIQDFYLMPDARYGFRKGGTLGFMWTHPNPINAATGMAGKGASAVFGKALKDRMRDYRDSRILQFEVYAEYLPTPGSYVGVESSVKDKHGIPVAAITVERHPMDLAATRFLVERGEEVLMRLEPDELKRTSTSGETTILQHGTCRFGDDAATSVLDRNCRAHEVPNLYVVDGSFMPTGGSVPSTLTITANSFRVASHLVRALKQGVASGG from the coding sequence GTGAGCCTGCCCGAGGTCGACATCTGCATCATTGGCAGCGGCGCTGGCGGCGCGCCCATGGCGCTGGAGCTGGGCCGTGCGGGCTTCAAGGTCGTGGTCCTGGAGAAGGGTCCGCACTACCGGCCCCAGGACTTCGTCCACGACGAAATCCTCAACAGCCGGCGCAACTTCTTCATGCCGCTGCCGTGGGAGGAGCCGCACCTGGTGCGCCAGGGCTTCAAGGGCAAGTACGAGCGCAGCTCCGCGGCGTGGACCGCCAACTGCGTGGGCGGCGGCACCGTCCACATGAGCGGCTTCTTCTACCGGCTCAAGCCCGTGGACTTCCGGCTGCGCACCACGCTGGGCGCGGTGCCTGGCAGCACGCTGGAGGACTGGCCCATCTCCTACGAGGACCTGGCGCCGTTCTACGACCAGGCCGAGGCGGAGCTGGGCGTGTCCGGACACGCCGTGCCCCACCCCTTCGCGGAGCCACGCAGCGGCCCCTACCCCTTGCCTCCGCTGGACGTGCACCCGGTGGCGGCGGAAATCGACAAGACGTGCCAGGCCATGGGCTGGCACTCGCTGCCCACCGCGCGAGGCATCATCAGCCGCCCCTACCGTGGCCGCGCGCCGTGCTCGTACTGCGCGCTGTGTGGCAGCTACGGCTGTGAGATGGGCGCAAAGAGCGGCACCAACGCCAGCCTCATCCCCGCGGCGGTGGCCACCGGCAACGTGCAGGTGCGCCCCGGCTGCATGGCGCGCACGGTGGAGGTGGACCGCAAGGGGCGCGCGAAGAGCGTCATCTACCTGGACGCGGACGGCGTCGCCCAGGAGCAGCCCGCGAAGGTCATCGTCGTGTCCTGCACGGCGGTGGAGAGCGCGCGACTGCTGCTCAACTCCACCTCCAGCCGCTTCGCGCGAGGCCTCGCCAACGGCAGCGGGCTGGTGGGCAAGAACCTCATCTTCAGCTCCTTCGGCGAGGCCCAGGCCACCTTCCGGCTGTCGAAGCAGGCCGAGAAGCGGCCGTGGCTGAAGGACCCCAGCCCCTTCGTCAATCGCAGCATCCAGGACTTCTACCTGATGCCCGACGCGCGCTACGGCTTCCGCAAGGGCGGCACGCTGGGCTTCATGTGGACGCATCCCAATCCCATCAACGCGGCCACCGGCATGGCGGGCAAGGGCGCATCCGCCGTCTTCGGCAAGGCGCTGAAGGACCGGATGCGCGACTACCGCGACTCGCGCATCCTCCAGTTCGAGGTCTACGCGGAGTACCTCCCCACGCCCGGCAGCTACGTGGGCGTGGAGTCCTCCGTGAAGGACAAGCATGGCATTCCCGTGGCCGCCATCACCGTCGAGCGCCATCCCATGGACCTGGCCGCTACGCGCTTCCTGGTGGAGCGCGGCGAGGAAGTACTGATGCGGCTGGAGCCCGACGAGCTCAAGCGCACCAGCACGTCCGGCGAGACGACCATCCTCCAGCACGGCACCTGCCGCTTCGGCGACGACGCCGCCACGTCCGTGCTGGACAGGAATTGCCGCGCGCACGAGGTGCCCAACCTCTACGTCGTCGACGGCAGCTTCATGCCCACCGGCGGGAGCGTGCCCTCCACGCTCACCATCACCGCCAACAGCTTCCGGGTGGCAAGCCATCTGGTCCGCGCGCTGAAGCAAGGCGTCGCCTCGGGGGGTTAG
- a CDS encoding vWA domain-containing protein, which yields MSVAGRVLAGLLVSLVVVVVACTDSYLYDPRRDVEVPVDRSISLQGRFCSVGSNEVVRPIKIVVLMDASQSMRVSDPDGTRATALVQLIENLPKDPEVHLAVALFAGSTTAFLTQKPGNPPEDGFVQVASLDDAAMRGLTERLLTFRNPDTSPNRDSTDFVKPLSDIYSLINSDIARSRLEPGGAEALAQARYSVLFLSDGKPTSNQDSELLQGDAVVRIRQLRDLVEDVRVNTVHVFNPTQPVSSICDLSGDAGCPLLIINQNADRLEKMAALGGGNFRDFRNNEPINFLDFTFGQVRRTFVVKEVVATNFSSPPGSPFDAADTDGDGLTDAREAQLGTNPNKMDTDGDGFSDGVEVYFRERGVDFNPTQVADPDGGGLDKGCPPLLRDQDSDCDGLLDCDEQFIGTNSTLADSDRDGVPDGIEWRGGTQGASNDLDEDPDNDGLSSRAELRLHTRPLEVDTSRLAAEGYRYLFEADGPPDEQGRQCYSVRVDNVLLAPTIAAADDAGVVTRGAGFNNVALSVAMVPADDPTARTMVRTFRVDSVRYPVGGIKSPADGVVRVTPEDFIDGCPGRPDVVPPTP from the coding sequence GTGAGTGTGGCTGGTCGCGTTCTGGCGGGGCTCCTGGTCTCGCTCGTGGTGGTGGTGGTGGCCTGCACCGATTCGTATCTCTATGACCCGCGCCGGGACGTCGAAGTCCCCGTGGACCGCTCCATCTCGTTGCAGGGCCGCTTCTGCTCGGTCGGCTCCAACGAGGTGGTGCGCCCCATCAAGATTGTCGTGCTGATGGACGCCTCGCAGTCCATGCGTGTCAGCGACCCGGACGGCACCCGCGCCACCGCGCTGGTGCAGTTGATTGAGAACCTGCCGAAGGACCCGGAGGTGCACCTGGCGGTGGCGTTGTTCGCCGGCAGCACCACGGCGTTCCTCACCCAGAAGCCGGGCAACCCGCCGGAGGATGGCTTCGTGCAGGTGGCCAGCCTGGACGACGCCGCGATGCGGGGCCTCACCGAGCGGCTGCTCACCTTCCGCAATCCCGACACCTCCCCGAACCGGGACTCGACGGACTTCGTCAAGCCGCTGTCGGACATCTACTCGCTCATCAACTCGGACATCGCGCGCAGCCGGCTGGAGCCCGGGGGCGCGGAGGCGCTGGCGCAGGCGCGCTACTCGGTGCTCTTCCTGTCGGACGGCAAGCCCACGTCGAACCAGGACAGCGAGCTGCTCCAGGGCGACGCGGTGGTGCGCATCCGCCAGTTGAGGGACCTGGTGGAGGACGTGCGCGTCAACACCGTGCACGTCTTCAACCCCACGCAGCCGGTGTCGTCCATCTGCGACTTGTCGGGAGACGCGGGCTGCCCGCTGCTCATCATCAACCAGAACGCGGACCGGCTGGAGAAGATGGCGGCGCTGGGGGGCGGCAACTTCCGCGACTTCCGCAACAACGAGCCCATCAACTTCCTGGACTTCACCTTCGGCCAGGTGCGGCGCACCTTCGTCGTGAAGGAAGTGGTGGCGACGAACTTCTCCTCGCCCCCGGGCAGCCCGTTCGACGCGGCCGACACGGATGGCGACGGCCTGACGGATGCGCGCGAGGCGCAGTTGGGGACCAACCCGAACAAGATGGACACCGACGGTGACGGCTTCAGCGATGGCGTGGAGGTCTACTTCCGCGAGCGCGGCGTGGACTTCAACCCGACGCAGGTGGCCGACCCCGACGGTGGCGGGCTGGACAAGGGCTGTCCTCCGCTCCTGAGGGACCAGGACTCCGACTGCGACGGGTTGCTCGACTGCGACGAGCAGTTCATCGGCACCAACTCCACGCTGGCGGACAGCGACCGCGACGGCGTGCCCGACGGCATCGAGTGGCGCGGCGGCACGCAGGGCGCGAGCAATGACCTGGACGAGGACCCGGACAACGACGGGCTGTCGAGCCGCGCGGAGCTGCGCCTGCACACCCGCCCGTTGGAGGTGGACACCTCGCGCCTGGCCGCGGAGGGCTACCGCTACCTCTTCGAGGCGGATGGCCCGCCGGATGAGCAGGGCCGCCAGTGCTACTCGGTGCGCGTGGACAACGTGCTGCTGGCGCCCACCATCGCCGCCGCGGATGACGCGGGGGTCGTGACGCGGGGCGCGGGCTTCAACAACGTGGCCCTGTCCGTGGCCATGGTTCCGGCCGATGACCCCACCGCGCGCACCATGGTGCGCACCTTCCGCGTGGACTCCGTGCGCTATCCGGTGGGGGGCATCAAGTCCCCCGCGGATGGTGTCGTCCGTGTGACTCCCGAGGACTTCATCGACGGCTGCCCCGGCCGCCCCGATGTGGTGCCTCCGACGCCGTGA
- a CDS encoding calcium-binding protein — MAPLPRIAWPLLPILLLSCSDAGLYSIDGRGANRGDRANFSGTVCVPSAGGEAFPTKVLFAFQGGQGVEPEIVGYATDGLSTLTSRFSGPFVKFGLVAYHTVATGIVGGFSDAETLQAALPRFATYQETGPVSVRSSLRLAKTLLSGDMQTSCRGEVARTRYMVVVVIRSQDTSCANPAFNIGLDRACNALQDKVACSKCELTAVTGEIKALAQQFGAGEVVVQPIYVRGEAVDPATRDHSAAIAHAGGTEPLETDGRGLSTTLTSLKYAARTNTLKLKRFLAFNRNVVVRAGQVLVDSDGDGLPDVDEDALGTDPRQLDSDQDGLMDGLEVRAGLDPLVPDVITGCNIALDEDGDRLNTCEERVLGTNPCIGDTDGDTLPDLVEALSQTNPLVPEDLLDSDRDGLSNIAEVEAHGDPLSADLDFHRERAYGYDLVETTAAADGRICYATRVENVSLGATRERPHPLIPGEVIRAGTNEVYLYLQAGRDNDPRGAGIGSLLIQPIQYDKEKGRTPSGILPLDPEAFILGK, encoded by the coding sequence ATGGCCCCCCTTCCGCGCATCGCGTGGCCGCTGCTTCCGATTCTTCTCCTGTCCTGCTCCGACGCGGGGCTCTATTCCATTGATGGACGGGGAGCCAATCGCGGGGACCGCGCCAATTTCTCCGGCACCGTCTGTGTTCCCAGCGCGGGCGGCGAGGCGTTTCCCACCAAGGTCCTCTTCGCGTTTCAGGGCGGCCAGGGCGTGGAGCCCGAAATCGTGGGCTACGCCACGGATGGCCTGTCCACGCTCACCAGCCGCTTCTCCGGTCCGTTCGTGAAGTTCGGCCTGGTCGCCTACCACACGGTGGCCACCGGCATCGTCGGCGGCTTCTCCGACGCGGAGACCCTCCAGGCGGCGCTGCCTCGCTTCGCGACGTATCAAGAGACGGGGCCCGTCAGCGTCCGCTCGTCGCTGCGGCTGGCCAAGACGCTGCTGTCGGGTGACATGCAGACGTCGTGTCGCGGCGAGGTCGCCCGCACGCGATACATGGTCGTCGTGGTCATCCGCAGCCAGGACACGAGCTGCGCCAACCCGGCCTTCAACATCGGCCTGGACCGGGCCTGCAACGCGCTGCAGGACAAGGTCGCCTGCAGCAAGTGCGAGCTCACCGCCGTCACCGGCGAAATCAAGGCGCTGGCGCAGCAGTTCGGCGCGGGCGAGGTGGTGGTGCAGCCCATCTACGTCCGGGGTGAGGCGGTGGACCCGGCGACGCGCGACCACTCCGCCGCCATCGCCCACGCCGGTGGCACCGAGCCCCTGGAGACGGACGGGCGGGGCCTGTCCACCACCCTCACCAGCTTGAAGTATGCCGCGCGGACGAACACCCTCAAGCTCAAGCGCTTCCTCGCCTTCAACCGCAACGTGGTGGTGCGCGCAGGACAGGTGCTCGTCGACAGCGACGGTGACGGCCTGCCGGACGTGGACGAGGACGCGCTGGGCACCGACCCCCGGCAGCTCGACTCGGACCAGGACGGGTTGATGGATGGGCTGGAGGTCCGCGCGGGCCTGGACCCGCTGGTTCCGGATGTCATCACCGGCTGCAACATCGCGCTCGACGAGGATGGGGACCGCCTCAACACCTGCGAGGAGCGCGTGCTGGGCACCAACCCCTGCATCGGAGACACCGACGGCGACACGCTGCCGGACCTGGTGGAGGCGCTGTCGCAGACCAATCCGCTGGTGCCGGAGGACCTGCTCGACTCGGACCGGGATGGCCTCTCCAACATCGCGGAGGTGGAGGCCCACGGCGACCCGCTGAGCGCGGACCTCGACTTCCATCGCGAGCGCGCCTACGGCTATGACCTGGTGGAGACGACCGCCGCGGCCGATGGCCGCATCTGCTACGCGACGCGCGTGGAGAACGTCTCGCTGGGCGCGACGCGCGAGCGTCCCCATCCGCTCATCCCGGGCGAGGTCATCCGCGCGGGCACCAACGAGGTGTATCTGTATCTCCAGGCGGGTCGGGACAATGACCCGCGCGGCGCGGGCATCGGCTCGCTGCTCATCCAGCCCATCCAGTACGACAAGGAGAAGGGCCGCACCCCCTCCGGCATCCTTCCGCTCGACCCCGAGGCCTTCATCCTCGGGAAGTGA